The genomic region TATATGGGTGGCTCTCGCAGTGCCGTTATCACATGTAGTGTCGATTTGTGCTCATGATTTCGGTTCCTATGTGGATTTTGACTGGTGTTATCGCTGTTTGCGCTCGAGCAGTCATGAGTCCGTATCAGAAGCGGTTGCTTGCTGACGCTTCGGAGTCAGAGGTATTGTTTGTTCGAGATACCGTTGCGCTTGGACTGTTTCTACCAGTAGTTGGATGGACCGCAATTAAATATGGATTTTCAGGGACGCCGCGGAGTGCTGTTGCAATGGTGCTGACAGGGGCATTGAATGTCATCGGTGCATTCATGATATTTGCAGCATTGTCTCGAGAGGATGCATCCGTTGTTATCCCACTAACATCCCTATCACCAGTCATCACATCACTGGTTGAACCTCTTTTGCGTGACACGGCTATCACACCACTTGTGATCGCTGGAGCTGTTCTAAGCGCTTGTGGGGCTGCAGTAGTGAATTCTGAACAAAATACCATCCAGAGTATTTTATACGGCTCAGATACGACAGCAGTCGCATTGGCAGTATCGGTTAACTTTGTTTTCGGCGTGACGTCCACGCTTGATGGCATCGCTACTGCAAGTATTAATCCATTATATGTCTCATCAATTATTGTATTATTCGTTGGAATCGGGAGTGCAGGTCGACTGTGGCGAGCTGGCGCTGTTCATGAGCCATCCCAGCGGAGACAACTTCTCGCGCTTTATAAGGGTGATAAAGGCATTCTTGGCATATTACAATTTGGCGGGCTTGCAGCAACCCTATTTACCTTTGGTGCAGCCCCGAGTGCTACACAAGCTTCGATTTTATTCCGGGCAAGTATTATTCTAGTTGTCATCATAAGCAGTGTTGGGCTGAACGAGGGTCATCTCCGACGACGCACTATTGGGGCAGTACTCATCGCTCTTGGAGTAGGGCTTGGTGTCAGTGGCTGAATGCACAGTTCACTCTCGATATGATCGACATCTCATGTCATAATATAAATTACTTGATTAGATTGATCCTCAATGTCCAGGGAATTTTTACCATTGCTTTCCGAGTCATTGAGTATGCCACCTGCTCATGGGAATCGCCTGGGGACACCAGAAAGTCCAAACGCTACGACACTGCTGTTACTTGGAAGCGGAGAACTTGGAAAAGAGGTCGTCCTTGCAGCCCAACGATTGGGGATAGAAACGGTTGCTGTCGACCGATATGAACATGCACCAGCGATGCAGGTCGCACATCGGGACTACATAATTGATATGACCGATGCAACTGCACTCCGAGAGGTCGTCCAGCAAGAGGATCCCACAATTATTATTCCGGAAATCGAGGCTATTGCGACCGATGAGCTGAAACGATTAGAAACACAGGGCTACGATGTCGTACCGACGGCTCAGGCGACTCGACTGACGATGGATCGTGAGTGGATCCGTGAATTTGCTGCTGAGGAAGTCGGTGTTACAACAAGTGAGTATGCCTTCGCTGATAATTATGACACATACCGCAAAGCGGTCGAGGATATCGGGATCCCAGTCGTTGTCAAGCCCACGATGTCATCATCAGGGAAAGGACAATCAATTGTGCGTGAAAGCGCCGAAATCAATGGCGCTTGGGAGACCGCCCGAGCAGGATCACGGTCGGATACCGGTCGTGTCATTATTGAAGAACTTGTTGAGTTTGACTCCGAGTTCACACTCCTCACAGTTCGTCATGCCGACGGAACGACATTCTGTCCCCCCGTCGGACATACACAACAAGACGGTGATTATCGAACAAGTTGGCAGCCACATTCATTGACAACTGAACAACGAACAACCGCGCAGCAGATGGCTCAGAAAGTAACAGATGGGCTCGGTGGATATGGCATTTTTGGCGTCGAATTCTTTGTGCAGGATGGAACAGTGATCTTCAGCGAACTCTCACCACGACCACACGACACCGGATTAGTAACACTAAGCTCTCAGCGATTAAGCCAGTTTGATCTCCATCTGCGCGCCATTCTCGGTCTCCCGATACCTGACATCGATGTTGAGCGCCCAGGTGCAAGCGCAGCATTAGTCGTTGATGAACCACTTACCCGACCTGCGTTCACCGGAGTTGATGAGGCGTTATCAATGTCTGACGTTGATATACGATTGTTCGGTAAGCCTGAGGCCTATCCTGGTCGACGAATGGGAGCTGCCGTTGCAACTGCTATCGATATTGAGATGGCACAAGAGCGGGCTTCAGAAGCCGTTGATTGTATTCACGTTAGTGATGATAAGACGTGAATCGTCCGTGATTGCCTCCACAAAAATCGGCTTATTATATCTGAAATCTGTTGAATGAGAATTACCACCCAGATACCGAGCTTTATTATGGGTTTGTGGATCACCACTCATGATTGATGCTTACTCAGACATCAAATCAGAGGTATCAATATGTGAGATAAGTTGTTCATGAACCGAACCATTGCTTGCAAGTAATGGTGTTCGCTGGTCAGTCGCATTGAAGCTCAATTCATATGATGACCCATACTGATCCGTCGTTTTCCCACCAACCTCTCGGAGCAAACAGAGTCCAGCCGCAACATCCCACGGATGTGTGTCATGCTCCCAAACTGCATCGGCACTTCCAGACGCAACATATGCAAGATTGAGCGCAGCACTTCCTAATCGACGAACACCCTGTGTCTCATGATAAAACGCCTGCAAAAACTCACCGCTAGGGTCATATCCAGAGAGTAACATGCTTTCATCAAGCTGACTTCTCGATGTTGGTTCTATTTTATGATCATTCTGGTATGCACCTCTTCCATCAATAGCATAAAACATATCCGCGGGTTCTGGTGCGTATACAACACCGACAACCGGAATTCTATCCTTCAGCAGTGCAATTGAAATCGAGTAATTTGGGTTTCCATGAGCGAAATTTCCAGTCCCATCGAGCGGGTCGATAATCCATGCATAGCCCTCTGTAGGGACAGTTTGATCATTTTCCTCAGATTGTACAATGTGATCAGGAAATTCACTATTGATGGCTGTTTCGATGATATCATTTGCTTGATAATCTGCTTCGGTGACGATATCTGACTTGTCAGTTTTATATTGAATATTCTCTACTTGTCCATGAAGTTCCTGAAGTGGCTCACCAGCAGACCGAGCAGCTTCTCTCGCGACGCGCGCAGCGCGCTCTTTGAAATCTGATGATGTAATATTGTCTTCAAGCGCTGATCGGGGACCATCATTATCGACGGTTCGAAGACCCCAATCAAGTTTATCAACCATCGCAGTTATAAATGCATCATCATACGGTGTGCGGACAGTCTGAACCGGTTGATTTGCACCAGAGATATGCACAACAGTATCTGATTCGAGTCGCTCGAACTGCCGCCCTCCATCAATGTCTATGTCAAAGTCAGAATCGAGAACGATATCGATCTCTGAATCTTGACTGACAACTATCGGGTCGACTGCCGCGCTGATTGTCTCATGCGGAATTATCTGCAGCGTTCGGTTGTTTTGCGGATAATGGACTGGACCACCGTTCGAGTATGCTCGCCCAGTGCTTCCTGTTGGGGTTGAAACAATCAGCCCGCTGCCGAAGTATTTACCAACATACTCCTTATCGACAAATACATGTAGTGATCCAACCTTCGTCCCATAGCGGTCTTCTGGCGGATGTTTTTGTAAAAACATCTCATTGATACCTGTTGTGTTGATATCTCCGGCAGTGACCTCATACTGCTGTCTTGCGTTAATTGATGCTCGCCCACGGTAGACAGCTGTTAATGCATCCTCAACGTCAAGTGGCTCAACACGAGCTAAAAATGCTAATGTGCCAGAGTTGATTCCCATCAGTGGGATCTGGAATGGAGCAAACGACCGAGCGGCTTCCAGAAACGTTCCATCACCACCAATTGAAATTCCAAGTGTTGTTTTCTCTCGTTCGATATGCTCATCAGTTATATCTTCACCGACGTCAAGAACGGTCAATCCAATGTCATTCGATTTCGCCCATGATTCGACC from Haloquadratum walsbyi C23 harbors:
- a CDS encoding NAD(+)/NADH kinase, with protein sequence MHGRRLATLDEIVGLAAPESAKIIDMVESWAKSNDIGLTVLDVGEDITDEHIEREKTTLGISIGGDGTFLEAARSFAPFQIPLMGINSGTLAFLARVEPLDVEDALTAVYRGRASINARQQYEVTAGDINTTGINEMFLQKHPPEDRYGTKVGSLHVFVDKEYVGKYFGSGLIVSTPTGSTGRAYSNGGPVHYPQNNRTLQIIPHETISAAVDPIVVSQDSEIDIVLDSDFDIDIDGGRQFERLESDTVVHISGANQPVQTVRTPYDDAFITAMVDKLDWGLRTVDNDGPRSALEDNITSSDFKERAARVAREAARSAGEPLQELHGQVENIQYKTDKSDIVTEADYQANDIIETAINSEFPDHIVQSEENDQTVPTEGYAWIIDPLDGTGNFAHGNPNYSISIALLKDRIPVVGVVYAPEPADMFYAIDGRGAYQNDHKIEPTSRSQLDESMLLSGYDPSGEFLQAFYHETQGVRRLGSAALNLAYVASGSADAVWEHDTHPWDVAAGLCLLREVGGKTTDQYGSSYELSFNATDQRTPLLASNGSVHEQLISHIDTSDLMSE
- a CDS encoding EamA family transporter, with product MWILTGVIAVCARAVMSPYQKRLLADASESEVLFVRDTVALGLFLPVVGWTAIKYGFSGTPRSAVAMVLTGALNVIGAFMIFAALSREDASVVIPLTSLSPVITSLVEPLLRDTAITPLVIAGAVLSACGAAVVNSEQNTIQSILYGSDTTAVALAVSVNFVFGVTSTLDGIATASINPLYVSSIIVLFVGIGSAGRLWRAGAVHEPSQRRQLLALYKGDKGILGILQFGGLAATLFTFGAAPSATQASILFRASIILVVIISSVGLNEGHLRRRTIGAVLIALGVGLGVSG
- the purT gene encoding formate-dependent phosphoribosylglycinamide formyltransferase; translated protein: MPPAHGNRLGTPESPNATTLLLLGSGELGKEVVLAAQRLGIETVAVDRYEHAPAMQVAHRDYIIDMTDATALREVVQQEDPTIIIPEIEAIATDELKRLETQGYDVVPTAQATRLTMDREWIREFAAEEVGVTTSEYAFADNYDTYRKAVEDIGIPVVVKPTMSSSGKGQSIVRESAEINGAWETARAGSRSDTGRVIIEELVEFDSEFTLLTVRHADGTTFCPPVGHTQQDGDYRTSWQPHSLTTEQRTTAQQMAQKVTDGLGGYGIFGVEFFVQDGTVIFSELSPRPHDTGLVTLSSQRLSQFDLHLRAILGLPIPDIDVERPGASAALVVDEPLTRPAFTGVDEALSMSDVDIRLFGKPEAYPGRRMGAAVATAIDIEMAQERASEAVDCIHVSDDKT